The DNA region ACCTATTCTGATGGTAAGCTCTATACACGTTCCAATAAGCGGGGGGATATCAATAAGGTATTACAGTCTTTTGTACAGCACGGCGCAACAGAAGACATTTTAATTGATGCCAGACCGCACATAGGGACCAACAAACTGCCTCATATCATTACTGCTATCCGGGAGACCATTTTAAATGCAGGTGGAGAAGTTCGTTTTGATCAGAAAGTTACCGATATACTTATTGATTTCGGAAGAGTAAAGGGTGTTGTGGTTAATGAGGCAGAGCGTTTACTGGCGGATGCTGTGATTCTTGCTACAGGGCATTCGGCCCGCGACATATACGAATTACTTCACCACAAAGCTATACTGGTTGAAGCTAAGCCTTTTGCCTTAGGGGTAAGGATTGAGCATCCTCAGGCTATTATAGACGCTGCACAGTACCATTGTGATGTCCGGAGCGGGTTTTTGCCCCCGGCCTATTACAGTTTGGTGGAACAGGTGGGCAGCAGAGGGGTATTCTCTTTCTGTATGTGTCCGGGAGGGATTATTGCCCCCTGCGCCACCTATGAAAATGAAATCGTGGTAAATGGCTGGTCGCCCTCGAAAAGGAACAATCCTTTTGCCAATTCTGGTACAGTAGTACAAATAACGCTGGAAGATGTGAAAGGTGATGATCCTTTAAGGATGATGCACTTCCAGTCGCAGATAGAGCAGGCTGCTTTTAAACTGGGTGGGGGCAATCTGGTTGCTCCGGCACAGCGGATGGTCGACTTTGTTGAAGGCAGGCTTTCCGCTGATCTTCCCAGGAATTCTTATCTGCCCGGTACGAAAAGCGCAATGCTCAAAGACACCCTGCCTGATTTTGTGGCTTTGAGCTTAAAAAATGCCCTGCCTATTTTTGGAAAGAAGATGAAGGGGTATTATACGAATGAAGCCATTTTAGTGGGGGTCGAGAGCAGGAGCTCATCGCCGGTTCGTATTCCGCGCGACAGGGGTACTTTTCAGCATCCGCAGGTAAACGGTTTATTTCCATGTGCTGAAGGCGCTGGATATGCTGGCGGTATTGTTTCGGCAGCTATTGATGGGATTAATTGTGCAAACGCTGTTTTGAAAATTTTTTAAAGCAAACAGATGTTTGCCATTTTTGTTGTAGAGTACATATGAAGCACGCCATTTTTCATTGTGCTTCTTGTATAATGATTTGCTGGTTAAGAATAAGATAGTGAAAAAGACATTAATAATAGGGGCAAGTCCCAATCCATCGCGATACGCATATCTGGCAGCAAATATGCTCAAATCCAAGGGATACGAAATCGTGAATGTAGGTATAAAAAGAGGAGAGG from Pedobacter africanus includes:
- a CDS encoding NAD(P)/FAD-dependent oxidoreductase; amino-acid sequence: MQKEIEITMAPEERESETLRLKKLANALHIDVLRIKGHKILKRSIDARSRKVIYRLQIRVFVDEAPLADVYTVNYQNVSNSRPVVIVGAGPAGLFAALQCIENGLKPIVLERGKDVKQRRRDLAAINKEGIVNTESNYCYGEGGAGTYSDGKLYTRSNKRGDINKVLQSFVQHGATEDILIDARPHIGTNKLPHIITAIRETILNAGGEVRFDQKVTDILIDFGRVKGVVVNEAERLLADAVILATGHSARDIYELLHHKAILVEAKPFALGVRIEHPQAIIDAAQYHCDVRSGFLPPAYYSLVEQVGSRGVFSFCMCPGGIIAPCATYENEIVVNGWSPSKRNNPFANSGTVVQITLEDVKGDDPLRMMHFQSQIEQAAFKLGGGNLVAPAQRMVDFVEGRLSADLPRNSYLPGTKSAMLKDTLPDFVALSLKNALPIFGKKMKGYYTNEAILVGVESRSSSPVRIPRDRGTFQHPQVNGLFPCAEGAGYAGGIVSAAIDGINCANAVLKIF